TCTCGGCAGTGCCAGCGGGCTTTAGCACTCAAAAGCCCCTTTTTCGCAATCAGAAAAAGGGGCTTTACTGATCACTGCATCAGCAGATAGATCGTGCTATCACCACGCTGAATATTCAACGCCAGCACCGATGGCTTGGTTTCAAAAATCTTGCGCAAATCAGCGATATTTTTTACCGCTTGCTGGTTCACGCCGACGATCAGATCGCCTTTCTTCAGGCCAATTTGTGCTGCGGGGGTACCGGGCTTCACGTTATTCACGATCACCCCTTTATCCTGGCCTTTATTGCTCATCTCTGCCCCTTCAATGCCATTGAAGAGAGTGCTGGAGTCCACTTGATTCTGGCTACTTTGCTGCAATTCCAGGGTGACGTTGACTGTTTTACCGTTACGTATCAATCCGAGGTCAATTTTACTGCCAATCGGCATTGTACCAATCTGGGCACGTAGTGCAGCAAAGCTATTAATCGCTTTACCATTGAGGGAAACGATCACATCACCGGCCTGAATGCCCGCTTTCATCGCTGTCGAACCGGGGAGTACCTGACTGACAAACGCCCCACGCTGGGTATCCACTTTCATGGCTTTCGCCAGTTCGGAATTGAGCTCGGTTCCCATAATTCCCAGCTCGCCACGTTTCACCTGGCCATATTTCACCATCTGTTCTGCGAGGTTTTTCACCATATTACTTGGAATGGCAAAACCGATACCGATATTGCCGCCATCCGGCGCGAGGATCGCGGTATTAATACCAATCAGTTCACCGTTGAGATTGACCAGTGCTCCCCCTGAGTTACCGCGGTTAATCGCCGCATCGGTCTGGATAAAGTTTTCATAGTTTTCGGCGTTAAGGCCGCTACGACCCAGCGCGGAGACAATCCCTGAAGTGACCGTTTCACCGAGTCCAAAAGGGTTACCGATGGCAACGGCATAATCGCCCACCCGCAGGGTGTCAGAATCTGCCAGCATCACCGCTGTCAGGTTCTTCGGGTTCTGGATCTGAATCAGCGCAATATCAGAGCGCGGATCTTTGCCCACCACTTTGGCGTCAAATTTACGCCCATCGTTGAGCAGGACTTTTATTGTCGTCGCATTATCAACAACGTGGTTATTGGTCACAACATAACCTTTCCCGGCATCAATAATCACCCCGGAACCCTGGGCAACAAATTTCCGCTGTTTCGCATTGCCGCCCGGATTACCACCGCCCTGGCAGAACGGTGAGTCCTGGAATGGGGAGTCCTGCTGACAGAAGGGCGAGTTATCACCAAAAAATGGCTGTAAGTTACGCGGGACACGTTGTGTATTAACCGTAGCACTCCCCTCAACATTGATGCTGACGACTGACGGCATCACTTTTTCCAGCATCGGTGCCAGGCTTGGCATTTGCTGCACAGAAGAAGAGGATGTTTCTGCCGCGCTCGCCGAGAGCGGGGATAACGCCAGGCCTAAACTTAGCGCCAGAGCGCTCATTGCTAACGTGGTTTTTTTCATCATATCTCAATCTCAATTTTGATAATGCAAATTGTCAGGTTATGGCTGTCAGAGTCGTTCTATCATACTAAGTTCCCTGATTAAACCACGGGGAAAAGTAAAAATTTATTGTCGATATTTACAAAAGTGGACGTTGATAGTACGCCGCGATCTCCGGTCATTATTCTACAGCCATCAACCGCCGGTATTCATCCCACGCATATAAATCGGTCATTCCGCTGATGTAGTCCTGAATCAAACGACAACGGTAATAATACTCCATGAGAGGATATTCTTCGGCCTGAGGCGAGATTTTATTTATCGCTTCGATATAAGCCAGCCGGTGACGGGTTGAGAGTTTCTGATACAAGCGTGAAGCAATCGGTAAATCGGCGGTTCGTCCGTGCTCTACCAGTAAACTAAACTGTTGCGGCGATAAGGTTAACAACGGCTCATAGATATCGAGCAGCCCACGGATAACACGATAGCCTTGCAGCTCAAGCTGCTCGACAGATTCATGGCTAAATACATGTTTTATAGCTATATTTTTATAAAGTTTCAGCAGCTGGCTACAATCGCTCTCATCTTCAAGCAACGCCTGATTAAAATCACCGGTAAAGATTTCGGCTAAATGATCAATAAATTGATTCGCGGCGTAGGGCACCAGTTTATTCAAGGTATTAACCCGTAAATACATAAAGAACTGATCGGCCGCACTCTGATGAAGTGAATTAGTCCGTGATTTCTGCCACGCATTTTCCACCACCAGCGCAAATAGCGATCCCTTTTTGACCGGCCCCCATGCCTCAGACAGCCGCTGATATAACTGTTCGACACTGAAAATGCGTTTTTCTACCGCATCTTCAAGGTCAGCGACACAATAAGAGATATCGTCTGCCGCTTCTGTTATCCATGTCAGCGGGAAGCGGCTGTAAGGGCCGAGATCCAGCTCCTGACGTAATTGCGCGACATACTCCTCTTCGGATAAATAATAACCGGGTTTCTTCATTAAATAGCTGTGGCTGGCGGGCAGTTCTCCCCGCCACCAGGCCGGGCGGGTATATTTCAGGATACAGCCCACCTGTGCGGAAGTCAGATTCATCCGCATCAGGGTATGCACTAAACGGATCCCCTGAGCGTTACCGTCAAAACAGCACAGATCCTGACGGATTTTACTGCGCAGTTCATTCAGTCTGCCACGGCCCGCTTGCCCGCGTAGCACATCGACGCGACAGCGATCATCAGTGGCTTCGTGGTCAGCCTCTTCCGGTGCCAGCCGCTGACGGAACCAGTCATTGATCGCCGCTTCACCAAAATGACCAAATGGCGGGTTGCCGATATCATGCATCAGACAAGCCATTTCGACAACACTCTCAAAGGGGGCCGTTAAATGATCTAAGCCATAGGTTTGCAGCAAATTCTGCTGTTTCAGATGACTGAGGATCTCTCGGGCAATGTAACGTCCTGTCTGCTGAACCTCCAGAGAGTGCGTCAGACGGGTACG
The sequence above is drawn from the Enterobacteriaceae bacterium ESL0689 genome and encodes:
- the degP gene encoding serine endoprotease DegP, which produces MKKTTLAMSALALSLGLALSPLSASAAETSSSSVQQMPSLAPMLEKVMPSVVSINVEGSATVNTQRVPRNLQPFFGDNSPFCQQDSPFQDSPFCQGGGNPGGNAKQRKFVAQGSGVIIDAGKGYVVTNNHVVDNATTIKVLLNDGRKFDAKVVGKDPRSDIALIQIQNPKNLTAVMLADSDTLRVGDYAVAIGNPFGLGETVTSGIVSALGRSGLNAENYENFIQTDAAINRGNSGGALVNLNGELIGINTAILAPDGGNIGIGFAIPSNMVKNLAEQMVKYGQVKRGELGIMGTELNSELAKAMKVDTQRGAFVSQVLPGSTAMKAGIQAGDVIVSLNGKAINSFAALRAQIGTMPIGSKIDLGLIRNGKTVNVTLELQQSSQNQVDSSTLFNGIEGAEMSNKGQDKGVIVNNVKPGTPAAQIGLKKGDLIVGVNQQAVKNIADLRKIFETKPSVLALNIQRGDSTIYLLMQ
- the dgt gene encoding dGTPase, which produces MAKIDFRNKISWQRCYGSPQSSETEHDILRIFESDRGRIINSPAIRRLQQKTQVFPLERNAAVRTRLTHSLEVQQTGRYIAREILSHLKQQNLLQTYGLDHLTAPFESVVEMACLMHDIGNPPFGHFGEAAINDWFRQRLAPEEADHEATDDRCRVDVLRGQAGRGRLNELRSKIRQDLCCFDGNAQGIRLVHTLMRMNLTSAQVGCILKYTRPAWWRGELPASHSYLMKKPGYYLSEEEYVAQLRQELDLGPYSRFPLTWITEAADDISYCVADLEDAVEKRIFSVEQLYQRLSEAWGPVKKGSLFALVVENAWQKSRTNSLHQSAADQFFMYLRVNTLNKLVPYAANQFIDHLAEIFTGDFNQALLEDESDCSQLLKLYKNIAIKHVFSHESVEQLELQGYRVIRGLLDIYEPLLTLSPQQFSLLVEHGRTADLPIASRLYQKLSTRHRLAYIEAINKISPQAEEYPLMEYYYRCRLIQDYISGMTDLYAWDEYRRLMAVE